From Hylaeus volcanicus isolate JK05 chromosome 2, UHH_iyHylVolc1.0_haploid, whole genome shotgun sequence, the proteins below share one genomic window:
- the LOC128884842 gene encoding titin-like has product MLHRPECRKYRQWKLERSKKSRQAVKKEKELKHRDSITDCIEEDETNNTSEDKQKIVSPKCKKKIRISRKPRTTASYVLKRVSLTEIVLKKIQPSIEVREQLINPRHVICLDDSEFEIDFPLEIPETTISLLKYLFLLRTFTGTPYQTCRPRWRPKGRKRRRRIAKKTVKGDKKEQPGEEKEEGEPDEGEPEEGEPEAEENVKDKGARKILRRKTKKKKRKKKVVDTDSEEDSECDSICSFDSHVCLAGLKLTAEDKNKIKEYQRQVEDANTEGNVAPTD; this is encoded by the exons ATGCTACATCGTCCCGAATGCAGGAAGTACAGGCAATGGAAACTAGAGCGGTCAAAAAAATCGAGACAGGCTGTCAAAAAGGAGAAGGAATTAAAACACAGAGACTCGATAACTGATTGCATAGAAGAGGACGAAACGAACAATACATCGGAGGATAAGCAGAAAATCGTTTCCCCtaaatgcaaaaagaaaattcgtaTTAGTAGAAAACCGAGGACAACAGCATCGTACGTGCTTAAACGCGTTTCACTGACAGAGATAGTGCTCAAAAAGATTCAACCCTCGATAGAAGTCAGAGAACAACTTATTAATCCACGTCACGTGATTTGTCTGGATGATAGCGAGTTCGAAATAGATTTTCCACTGGAAATTCCAGAAACCACAA TCTCTCTATTGAAATACCTGTTCCTATTACGAACTTTTACAGGAACTCCGTACCAGACGTGCAGACCAAGATGGCGTCCGAAAGGACGGAAGAGAAGAAGACGAATTGCGAAGAAAACGGTAAAGGGTGACAAAAAGGAGCAGCCAGGCGAAGAAAAGGAGGAAGGCGAGCCTGACGAAGGCGAACCTGAGGAAGGCGAGCCTGAGGCAGAGGAAAATGTTAAGGATAAAGGAGCGAGGAAGATATTAAGAcgtaaaacgaagaaaaagaagagaaagaagaaagtagTGGATACGGACTCTGAAGAAGACAGCGAGTGCGACAGTATTTGCTCCTTCGACAGTCACGTGTGTCTTGCAG GCCTCAAGTTAACAGCCGAggataagaataaaataaaagagtaccAACGTCAAGTTGAAGATGCAAATACCGAGGGAAATGTGGCTCCCACTGATTAG